A part of Myxococcales bacterium genomic DNA contains:
- a CDS encoding M15 family metallopeptidase, with the protein MATKPFALIGALALLATTASADEKPRASTAPGVGPRRDARKCAEQVAQTFLIRSHWFRGTSPEDKAQGAKLHEEAIRYRTEKYGYFHGFGKREWNTKTPRDFATETTFFGLPLTLHAKVAPALRCVERALEESGAAARYKPRLLNGLRTKNTFHGGEVSNHVYGIALDIDADQNPCCGCAGKLREHPQCKKPVASVFQKAKIPKEWVDTFERYGFHWLGRDVLEDTMHFEFLGDPDKVFAE; encoded by the coding sequence TTGGCGACGAAACCCTTTGCCTTGATCGGCGCCCTCGCGCTCCTTGCGACGACGGCGTCGGCCGATGAGAAGCCTCGCGCGTCGACGGCTCCGGGCGTCGGCCCGCGTCGCGACGCGCGCAAGTGCGCCGAACAAGTGGCGCAAACGTTCCTCATCCGTAGCCACTGGTTTCGGGGCACGTCACCGGAGGACAAGGCGCAGGGGGCGAAGCTTCACGAGGAAGCGATCCGCTACCGCACGGAGAAGTACGGGTACTTTCACGGCTTCGGCAAGCGAGAGTGGAACACGAAGACCCCGCGGGACTTCGCGACGGAGACGACCTTCTTCGGGCTGCCGCTGACGCTGCACGCGAAGGTGGCGCCGGCGCTGCGATGCGTGGAGCGCGCCCTCGAGGAGAGCGGCGCGGCGGCTCGTTACAAGCCGAGGCTGCTCAACGGCTTGCGCACAAAGAACACCTTTCACGGTGGCGAGGTCTCGAACCACGTCTACGGCATCGCGCTCGACATCGACGCGGACCAAAACCCTTGTTGCGGCTGCGCAGGGAAGCTCCGCGAGCACCCGCAGTGCAAGAAGCCTGTCGCTTCGGTCTTTCAGAAGGCGAAGATCCCCAAGGAGTGGGTCGACACCTTCGAGCGCTACGGCTTCCACTGGCTCGGACGCGACGTGCTCGAAGACACGATGCACTTCGAGTTCTTGGGAGACCCAGACAAAGTCTTCGCGGAGTAG
- a CDS encoding CBS domain-containing protein encodes MTTTLNVSEVMTRNVLTADAEWSVDELRDFLLEYSISGAPVTDRQGKLLGVVSTTDLLRSASEGAATTLDQTLYAYSLDRPLPHEDLRGLDVRALSAMKVREIMTPMVFEVRASAPVREAAETMTRGRIHRVFVTDGGKVVGVVSALDLVRVLRDMLEG; translated from the coding sequence ATGACGACCACGCTCAACGTCTCCGAAGTCATGACCCGCAACGTCCTCACCGCGGACGCCGAGTGGAGCGTCGATGAGCTCCGCGACTTCCTGCTCGAATACTCGATCAGCGGCGCCCCCGTGACGGACCGGCAAGGAAAGCTCCTCGGCGTCGTGTCGACGACCGATCTCCTCCGCTCAGCGTCGGAGGGGGCCGCCACCACCCTGGACCAGACGCTCTACGCCTACAGCCTCGACCGGCCGCTCCCGCACGAGGATCTGCGCGGACTCGACGTGCGCGCCCTGTCCGCCATGAAGGTTCGCGAGATCATGACCCCCATGGTCTTCGAGGTGCGCGCAAGCGCGCCCGTCCGAGAGGCCGCAGAGACCATGACCCGGGGTCGCATCCATCGCGTCTTCGTCACCGACGGCGGCAAGGTCGTGGGTGTCGTCTCGGCGCTCGATCTCGTGCGCGTGCTCCGCGACATGCTCGAGGGCTGA
- a CDS encoding NAD(P)/FAD-dependent oxidoreductase, translating to MDSGNVIVIGAGLAGLATASFLRMNGYAVTVLDGAPRAGGVALTRWNPSHTVEGGVYFFIEHGPGLAAYELYSALGVLPADDVRTVELYARIVDEATGAALSVTRDLGALRRDLLALGPEDERLIDELVKGAHAFEQTDPVKVGFEKPPELQGFIDKLSLGWHARNALSIFSNKRLLEQTMAEWLSHAKSPALRAVLGNVFPHPTVAPWFVMMLLGLLARGQVGRVTSGADAFVGRLEKRALSLGAQFRFGAQVTRILVEEGRATGVELADGSRLAASAVVATVDTRQLHERLLGGGHADAHTQERMDRWPLTSPAAFVHFVVAGDFTKEAWLQQIALTEPLAQGTGTFASLRFFDRGTSGAGPDETVVQISVDVKERDLNEAALVAGARRLLGRHAPRALDAVRITEVVMPRVHEQAVAAPDGVTSAWLPTPKALMAQSPRRVPGVERLYLAGQWAVAGAGVLAVLYSGRHAVQLLCHDEGKAFVRTVPEG from the coding sequence GTGGACAGCGGCAACGTCATCGTCATTGGGGCAGGGCTCGCGGGGCTCGCGACGGCGAGCTTTCTGCGAATGAACGGGTACGCCGTCACGGTCCTCGACGGCGCTCCCCGCGCCGGCGGCGTGGCGCTCACCCGCTGGAACCCAAGTCACACCGTCGAAGGGGGCGTCTACTTCTTCATCGAGCATGGCCCCGGGCTGGCAGCCTACGAGCTCTACTCGGCGCTGGGCGTTCTGCCGGCCGACGACGTGAGGACCGTCGAGCTCTACGCGCGCATCGTCGACGAGGCCACCGGCGCTGCGCTGTCCGTCACGCGTGATCTGGGGGCGCTCCGACGCGACCTCCTCGCTCTCGGCCCCGAAGACGAGAGGCTCATCGACGAGCTCGTCAAGGGAGCGCACGCCTTCGAGCAAACCGATCCCGTGAAGGTAGGGTTCGAGAAGCCGCCCGAGCTCCAGGGCTTCATCGACAAGCTCTCGCTCGGTTGGCACGCGCGCAACGCGCTCTCGATCTTCTCGAACAAGCGGCTGCTTGAGCAAACCATGGCGGAATGGCTCTCGCACGCAAAGAGCCCGGCGCTCCGCGCCGTTCTCGGCAACGTGTTTCCGCACCCCACCGTCGCGCCCTGGTTCGTCATGATGCTGCTCGGCCTCCTGGCGCGCGGGCAGGTCGGGCGCGTGACGAGCGGCGCCGACGCCTTCGTGGGCCGTCTCGAGAAGCGAGCGCTGTCGCTCGGCGCGCAATTCCGCTTCGGCGCGCAGGTCACGCGGATCCTCGTCGAGGAGGGCCGCGCGACCGGTGTCGAGCTGGCGGACGGCTCTCGGCTCGCGGCGAGCGCCGTCGTGGCCACCGTCGATACGCGGCAGCTGCATGAAAGATTGCTCGGCGGAGGACACGCCGACGCGCACACGCAAGAGCGGATGGACCGATGGCCGCTCACGTCGCCGGCAGCGTTCGTTCACTTCGTCGTCGCTGGAGACTTCACCAAAGAGGCGTGGCTTCAACAGATCGCGCTCACCGAGCCGCTCGCGCAGGGAACAGGGACGTTCGCCTCGTTGCGCTTCTTTGATCGCGGCACGTCTGGCGCCGGGCCCGATGAAACGGTCGTGCAGATCTCCGTCGACGTGAAGGAGCGCGACCTCAACGAGGCAGCGCTCGTCGCGGGCGCCCGAAGGCTCTTGGGGCGTCACGCGCCGCGAGCGCTCGATGCCGTACGCATCACGGAGGTCGTGATGCCGAGGGTGCACGAGCAGGCGGTCGCGGCCCCCGACGGCGTCACCAGCGCGTGGCTTCCCACCCCCAAGGCGCTCATGGCGCAGAGCCCACGCCGCGTGCCGGGGGTGGAGCGCTTGTATCTCGCCGGTCAGTGGGCCGTCGCCGGGGCCGGCGTGCTCGCCGTGCTCTATTCGGGAAGGCACGCGGTGCAGCTCCTGTGTCACGACGAGGGTAAGGCGTTCGTGCGCACCGTGCCTGAGGGGTGA
- the mraZ gene encoding division/cell wall cluster transcriptional repressor MraZ: protein MFRGRYEHTIDAKGRTSLPARYRDTLAALGQRHIVITSGLDPCLVAYSLPEWTGFEERLAKLPQFDRAVQKLRRIYVSGAVECEVDDSGRILLPATLREHASLKKDVLWAGSGRYAELWDKEIWKTHFETTDDERRDISSRLAELGL from the coding sequence GTGTTCCGCGGTCGCTACGAGCACACGATTGACGCGAAAGGCAGGACCAGCCTGCCGGCGCGTTATCGCGACACGCTCGCGGCCTTGGGCCAGCGCCACATCGTGATCACGAGCGGCCTCGATCCCTGCCTCGTGGCCTATTCGCTCCCCGAATGGACCGGCTTCGAAGAGCGCCTCGCGAAGCTCCCCCAGTTCGACCGCGCCGTGCAGAAGCTCCGCCGCATCTACGTGTCCGGGGCCGTCGAGTGCGAGGTCGACGACTCGGGCCGCATCCTCTTGCCCGCCACGCTGCGCGAACACGCGTCGCTCAAGAAGGACGTTCTCTGGGCCGGAAGCGGTCGCTACGCCGAGCTTTGGGACAAAGAGATCTGGAAGACCCACTTCGAAACGACCGATGACGAGCGCCGCGACATCTCCTCGCGCCTCGCGGAGCTGGGTCTATGA
- the rsmH gene encoding 16S rRNA (cytosine(1402)-N(4))-methyltransferase RsmH, whose product MEEEGQVEVVESYQHTTVMLREMVSALAPKDGGLYVDATLGGGGHTEGLLLANPNCRVIGFDRDPSAIAAAERRLARFEGRFELVRAPFGSIREELAQLGVTRVDGLCADLGVSSPQLDDASRGMSFRREGPVDMRMDPTSGETALEMMRNMREEDLADVIYRFGDERRSRRIAHSIKRAIQDGDLVTTLDLRRAIVRATGPVRTGGVDPATRTFQAIRIAVNGELDELSRLLEAMGGLLAAGGVGAVLSFHSLEDRLVKHAFQVRESWSPIWKKPLVAADEEQNMNPRARSAKLRAAVRVTPSDLPGAHT is encoded by the coding sequence ATGGAAGAAGAAGGGCAGGTCGAAGTGGTGGAGAGCTACCAGCACACGACCGTCATGCTTCGCGAGATGGTGAGCGCCCTCGCGCCGAAAGACGGCGGCCTCTACGTCGACGCGACGCTCGGCGGTGGCGGTCACACCGAGGGCCTCCTCCTCGCCAACCCCAACTGTCGGGTCATCGGCTTCGACCGCGATCCCTCTGCCATCGCCGCCGCGGAGCGGCGCCTCGCGCGCTTTGAAGGACGCTTCGAGCTCGTGCGCGCCCCCTTCGGCTCCATTCGCGAAGAGCTCGCGCAGCTCGGGGTCACGCGCGTCGATGGCCTCTGCGCCGACCTCGGCGTGAGCTCGCCGCAGCTCGACGACGCCAGTCGCGGCATGAGCTTTCGCCGCGAAGGCCCCGTCGACATGCGCATGGACCCCACCAGCGGCGAGACGGCCCTCGAGATGATGCGCAACATGCGCGAAGAAGATCTCGCCGACGTCATCTACCGCTTCGGCGACGAACGACGCTCACGCCGCATCGCCCACAGCATCAAGCGCGCGATCCAGGATGGCGACCTCGTGACGACGCTCGATCTTCGCCGCGCCATCGTGCGCGCGACAGGCCCCGTCCGTACCGGCGGCGTCGACCCCGCGACGCGGACGTTTCAGGCCATTCGCATCGCCGTCAACGGCGAGCTCGACGAACTCTCACGGCTCCTCGAGGCCATGGGCGGGCTCCTCGCGGCCGGCGGCGTCGGCGCGGTGCTCTCGTTTCATTCGCTCGAAGACCGCCTCGTCAAGCACGCGTTCCAGGTGCGCGAGAGCTGGTCTCCCATCTGGAAGAAGCCCCTCGTCGCCGCCGACGAAGAGCAGAACATGAACCCTCGTGCGCGAAGCGCGAAGCTGCGCGCCGCCGTCCGTGTCACGCCGAGCGATCTGCCCGGAGCGCACACGTGA
- a CDS encoding cell division protein FtsL, which translates to MSAVSSGLPRRSRSSFVLVWTLVVTATVCAFIVHLALRGKTVSLGYELGRSRAEQARLREVKRVLEVEAASYKTPERVEIVARSLLGMEAPPADRIVQMPGAPEPRRVPLAATEGAEQRGAAP; encoded by the coding sequence GTGAGCGCCGTTTCGTCGGGCCTCCCTCGGCGCTCACGAAGCTCCTTCGTCCTCGTCTGGACGCTCGTCGTCACGGCCACCGTCTGCGCGTTCATCGTGCACCTCGCGCTCCGCGGCAAGACGGTGTCCTTGGGCTACGAGCTGGGGCGCTCTCGCGCCGAGCAGGCGAGGCTCCGCGAAGTGAAGCGGGTCCTCGAGGTGGAAGCGGCGAGCTACAAGACCCCCGAGCGCGTCGAGATCGTCGCCCGGTCCCTCTTGGGGATGGAGGCGCCACCCGCCGACCGCATCGTGCAGATGCCCGGAGCGCCGGAGCCGCGACGCGTGCCGCTGGCAGCGACGGAGGGGGCAGAACAGCGCGGGGCCGCGCCGTGA